CGTGCTTGAGCCGCCGACCTTTGCGTTAAAATAGCTTTCCGTTTCCGCCGATTGCGGTACGAAATGAATTGCTTCACTGTTATATTCCCATTTTTCTTTTCCGAGAATATGCCCGATGGCGTCAATTGTTTTAACGGAATGGATAAAGACATCCCAATAATGTTCGCTCGGTTGCTCTAAGCCTTTGGAGGGGATAAGCTCCGGTATAACGGCGCTGACAAGCCCCAGTTCTTCCGTGTAAAGGAACAAATCCCCCGTTTGGGGCAGTGCCAGCAGTTTAAGCAGTTCTTCCCTTATTCTTTCTCCGGAAACGCTGCTTATGAGTTGGCATTCTTTTTTTATCCTTGTTTCCGTTTCGGGCTCAATCTTAAAGTTTAATTCGGTTGCCAATCTTACAGCCCTTAAAAGCCTGAGCGGGTCTTCTTGAAAAGATTTAGCGCTAACCGCTCGTAAAACCTTTTTAGCGATATCGCCAAGCCCGTTGAAAGGGTCGATAATATCCGAACCGCTTATCTTGCTGCCGGCAAGCTCCAGCGGAACGGCCATTGCATTGACGGTAAAATCACGCCTTAATAAATCGTCCGTTAAGGTATTTTTAATTGCTGATATATCAACGTGGTATAGTTTGCCTGTTTTTGTATCCGCCGGCATAATGCGGGTGGTTCTGTTTTCTTTATCGAAAGGAACATATTTCCCGTTTAGCAGTTCGGCTAGCTTGGGGGCAGATTCCTGTGGGTCGGCATCGGTTATAATATCAATATCATCAATCGGCCTCCTCAAAATGCCGTCACGTATCACCCCGCCGACAAGATAGCCCCGGATATTATTCTCTTTGAGGCAGTTTGTGATTATGCCGAGCGTGTGAGAAAGCGCTTGATTTACGGTGAAGCTGTATTGTTTATTACCTGATGCGGTCATAAGCAAACTATACATTATAAATATAAATGTACGCAAGAAAAGATAAAGCGCCGAAGTATGTTGCAGGGGGTTATTTTACATTTTGGATTTAATGCGCCAAAACCGCGTGTTTTCTCTAAAGCATTCCCAGCGGGTCAACGTCGATAATCCAGCCTTGGGGAATGTCTACTTTTGAAAGTAGAGCATGCAGTTTGCGTCCCCTTAATATTATTTGCCAACGATATCTGCCGCGCAGCCTTTGAATAAAGGCGGGGGCCGGTCCTAAAATATCAATCCCGAACATTCCGGAAGCCTCTGTTTCCAAAAGGAGCTGTTTTTTCATTTGCCCGGCTTCTCTGGCACAAATCGTGTCGTTAACATGGGTATAGGTCATCTTGATTAAATCGGAAAAAGGCGGGTTTTTGAGTTCTCTTCTGTATTCTATTTCTTGGTCATAAAAGGCTTTATAGTCGTGGTTTACGGTGGCCTGTATGGCATAGTGTTCGGGGGTATAGGTTTGAATAACAACCTTTCCCTCTGCTTCACCGCGTCCGGCGCGCCCCGCCACTTGCGAGATTAATTGAAAGGTTCTTTCCCCGGCCCTGAAATCAGGTAAATTCAATCCTGTATCGGCAATTATAACGCCGACCAGTGTCACGTTCGGTAAATCCAATCCTTTAGCGACCATTTGCGTACCGATTAAAATATCGGCCTTACGGTTTTTAAAACTCTCCAAGATATCTTTATGAGCGTCTTTCTTTTTGGTGCTGTCGCTATCCCAGCGCAGGGTTTTGGCATTGGGGAAAACAATTTTTGTTTCCTGTTCCAATTTCTGTGTTCCCAGCCCCAAGTATTTGATTCGCGTACTGCCGCACACCGGGCAGGTCTTGGGTGGTTGTTTTCTGTAATTGCATTGGTGGCAAAGCAGGGAATCGCCGTATGAGTGATAATTTAAGCTGACATTACAGTGGGGGCATTGAAGGATTTTACCGCAATCGCGGCATTGCACAAAGGTATTTGTACCGCGGCGGTTAAAAAAGAGAATAACCTGCTCCCGTTTTTCGAGTGCGTTATTTATTTCGGATACCAAAAGGCGGCTGAATATGCCGCTGTTACCGGCTTTTAACTCTTCTCTTAAATCAACAACCTCAACCTTTGGCAGTGGAGAACCCTCGTTGGGGGTGACCCTTTCCGGCATCTCTAAAAGCTTGTACTTTCCGTTTAAGGCCTTAAAATATGAGGTTACATCGGGGGTGGCACTGCCCAAAACTACGGTTGCTTGAAACTGTTTGGCAATTTCTAAGGCAACATCTCTGGTATGATAGCGCGGCGAGTTATCTTGTTTGTAGGTCCACTCATGCTCCTCATCTATAATAATCAGGCCTATTTGTGGTTGCGGGGCAAATATTGCGCTGCGCGCCCCGATTACAACATCAAACTCACCGTTTTGGATTTGGTGCCATTGGTCAAATTGTTCGCCCAGTGAAAGTTTACTGTGCATAACAGCGACACGGTAGGGGAAACGTGAAGCAAACCTTTCAATTGCTTGCGGGGTTAGCGCAATTTCGGGAACCAGTACTATCGCCCGTTTCCCCAGCTTAATCGCCTCGGCAATCGCATGCATGTAAACCTCTGTTTTACCGCTGCCGGTTACTCCGTGCAGTAAAAACGTATTGCTTTCAGGTTTAACAAGGCTCTCGCGGATTGCCTCAAAAGCAATTTGTTGCCGCGTTGTCAGTTTTAACGGTGCGGATTGTTGGATATCGTTATATGAAAACGGCTGCCGTTTAACATCCGATTCCTGAATCCGAATAAGACCTTTTTGCGCCAAGGTTTTGATTGCTTCGGTTTGGCAATTGGTTTGCTTGCGTATTTCCGCCAGTGTTGCGCTGCCGGTTTCCGTTAAAAATTCAAGGATTTGGGCTTGCCTGACGGCTCTGCCGGCGTACAAACGCCGTATCTCTTCCTGGGCGGTTACTTTATCAACCGCCGGTTCGGCAATCAGCTCTTTTTTGGGTTTTATTCTTACCGGTGCCGTTTCGTATTTCTTGTTAATTAAATTACGTGCCGCCAACTGCCCGATAACCGTGCGCGCGAGCCTAATCCCAAGCAATTTTTCAAGTTCCTTAACCGGTGTTTGGTCTTGTTTCTTTAAAAAATTAACAGCTTCCGTTTGCGGTTTGGTAAGGTTTGAGACGGTATCAATATCAATATCGTCGGCAAATTGGAGATAGGTAATTGTTCTTCGTTCAAAGCCGGGGGGCAGCATTGTAGCCAGCGCGTCAAAAAGGGGGCAAAGATAGTACTCGCTAATCCGGCGGGCAAGTTCCAATTGTTGGGGCGAAAGTATTAGAGGCGGTTCTGCCGCTCTGTTGATATCACGGGTTTCGTTAACGGCGGGAATTTTACCGACTGAAATAACTATGCCTTGCAGTGTTTTACTGCCGAAAGGAACCCAAACGGCTTGCCCCGGAGAAATCTCCATCCCGTCGGGAATAGAATAGCTGAACGTTTGATTGTAGTAGATCGGTGAATTAACACAGACTTCGGCGTAAGACAAAACGCGCTCCCATTAAATGATACGGAGGTCAATTATGTTAATAAAAACGGCAGGTCTCGTATTTTTTGGAAACCTGCCGCTTTATTACTTTATTGTACGCGTCTTTCTTTGATACGGGCGGCTTTACCGCTTAAGTTGCGCAGATAGTACAACTTGGCTCTTCGCACTCTTCCGTGCCGTGTAACCTCAACCTTGGCAACCAGAGGAGATAAGAACTGGAAGGTTCTTTCCACCCCGACACCGTGCGTTACACGTCTGACGGTAAAGCTGCCGCCATCGGCTTTGCGGCATATTTTGATAACCAGGCCCGTAAATATCTGGATACGTTCCTTGTCGCCTTCCTTGATACGGTTATGTACTTTGACGGTATCACCGGGAGCCAACTCGGGAATATCCGGGTTGTGTTTAATTTCTTCAATTAGTGATTTAACATTCATTATTAATAGAACTCCTTAGCCCCTTAATTAAAACATTATCGGAGAAATTTTTCAAGTTTATTATGTACGAAGAAACGCGCCAATTATTTCCACTCTTTTTTGGGTGGTTTTTTCGCTTTTTCTTTTATTTTTAACGGTTCGGCGGGGTCGATTCCGGCTTTGTTCAGCAGTTCGGGACGCCGCTTGGCGGTTTTTAAGATTGATTGTTCGCGGCGCCACTTGGCAATCTCGCCGTGATTTCCTGAAAGTAATATTTCGGGGACTTCCAAACCCTTAAAAACAGCCGGTCTGGTATATTGCGGGTATTCCAATAACCCGTCGGAATGGGAATCGTCTTTAGCGGATTCCTCGGAACCGAGCACACCGGGGATAAGCCTGGTTACCGCGTCTACAATTACCAAGGCCGCCGGTTCTCCGCCGCTTAAAACATAATCCCCGATACTGATTTCGTCGGTTGCCAGGTTGGTGTGTACGCGCTCGTCAATCCCTTCGTAATGTCCGCAGATTATAATCAGCCGGTCGTATTCGGCCAGCTCCTTGGCAATTTCCTGCGAAAAAAGCCGCCCTCGGGGGGTGGTTACTATTATTGATAGCTTTTTATTTTTATCTTCCGCCCCGATAATATTTTCAACCGCTTCGAAAATCGGCTCCGGCTTCATTACCATACCGGCGCCTCCCCCGTAAGGGTAGTCGTCCGTAACATGGTGTTTGTCATAGGTGTAATCGCGGATATTCCAAACGTTAAAATCAATTATTTGGTTGCTAACGGCGCGTTTAAATATCCCTGTTGCCGCAAAATCTTCAAACATTTGAGGGAAAAGCGTCATTATGTCGATTCTCAATCGGTTTCTCCGTATCAATATTGTTAGGTGTAATCCGTCGTTTGCCGCGGGGGCGGACGAGCTTTATTTTACCATAAAAAGATTTATAAGAAAGAATTATTGATTAATTTTCAAAAAAAGGTTCTAAAGTATTGACAAATAGAGGTCTGAATGTAGTAGAATGGTAAAAAGTGGTAGAAAGTGGGGGAAAAAGGGAAGGTTTAAACCCTTTGTGGG
Above is a genomic segment from Dehalococcoidales bacterium containing:
- a CDS encoding HD domain-containing protein; translation: MTASGNKQYSFTVNQALSHTLGIITNCLKENNIRGYLVGGVIRDGILRRPIDDIDIITDADPQESAPKLAELLNGKYVPFDKENRTTRIMPADTKTGKLYHVDISAIKNTLTDDLLRRDFTVNAMAVPLELAGSKISGSDIIDPFNGLGDIAKKVLRAVSAKSFQEDPLRLLRAVRLATELNFKIEPETETRIKKECQLISSVSGERIREELLKLLALPQTGDLFLYTEELGLVSAVIPELIPSKGLEQPSEHYWDVFIHSVKTIDAIGHILGKEKWEYNSEAIHFVPQSAETESYFNAKVGGSSTRLILLKLTALLHDIAKPKMKFIDENGRIRFFGHPKEGAPMVFEIMERLRFSNKETKIVEKITKHHLRPTQMTQMGIVTDHAIYRYFRDVGDVAIDTLYFTLADHLAARGPTLDIENWKQHTAAVKYILQKHQEQESKISLPPIINGNEIMREFGLTPGPQIGELLETVREAQASGEIADRIGALDYIRGFLRAKS
- the priA gene encoding primosomal protein N', whose protein sequence is MSYAEVCVNSPIYYNQTFSYSIPDGMEISPGQAVWVPFGSKTLQGIVISVGKIPAVNETRDINRAAEPPLILSPQQLELARRISEYYLCPLFDALATMLPPGFERRTITYLQFADDIDIDTVSNLTKPQTEAVNFLKKQDQTPVKELEKLLGIRLARTVIGQLAARNLINKKYETAPVRIKPKKELIAEPAVDKVTAQEEIRRLYAGRAVRQAQILEFLTETGSATLAEIRKQTNCQTEAIKTLAQKGLIRIQESDVKRQPFSYNDIQQSAPLKLTTRQQIAFEAIRESLVKPESNTFLLHGVTGSGKTEVYMHAIAEAIKLGKRAIVLVPEIALTPQAIERFASRFPYRVAVMHSKLSLGEQFDQWHQIQNGEFDVVIGARSAIFAPQPQIGLIIIDEEHEWTYKQDNSPRYHTRDVALEIAKQFQATVVLGSATPDVTSYFKALNGKYKLLEMPERVTPNEGSPLPKVEVVDLREELKAGNSGIFSRLLVSEINNALEKREQVILFFNRRGTNTFVQCRDCGKILQCPHCNVSLNYHSYGDSLLCHQCNYRKQPPKTCPVCGSTRIKYLGLGTQKLEQETKIVFPNAKTLRWDSDSTKKKDAHKDILESFKNRKADILIGTQMVAKGLDLPNVTLVGVIIADTGLNLPDFRAGERTFQLISQVAGRAGRGEAEGKVVIQTYTPEHYAIQATVNHDYKAFYDQEIEYRRELKNPPFSDLIKMTYTHVNDTICAREAGQMKKQLLLETEASGMFGIDILGPAPAFIQRLRGRYRWQIILRGRKLHALLSKVDIPQGWIIDVDPLGML
- the rplS gene encoding 50S ribosomal protein L19; the encoded protein is MNVKSLIEEIKHNPDIPELAPGDTVKVHNRIKEGDKERIQIFTGLVIKICRKADGGSFTVRRVTHGVGVERTFQFLSPLVAKVEVTRHGRVRRAKLYYLRNLSGKAARIKERRVQ
- the trmD gene encoding tRNA (guanosine(37)-N1)-methyltransferase TrmD, yielding MRIDIMTLFPQMFEDFAATGIFKRAVSNQIIDFNVWNIRDYTYDKHHVTDDYPYGGGAGMVMKPEPIFEAVENIIGAEDKNKKLSIIVTTPRGRLFSQEIAKELAEYDRLIIICGHYEGIDERVHTNLATDEISIGDYVLSGGEPAALVIVDAVTRLIPGVLGSEESAKDDSHSDGLLEYPQYTRPAVFKGLEVPEILLSGNHGEIAKWRREQSILKTAKRRPELLNKAGIDPAEPLKIKEKAKKPPKKEWK